A stretch of the Bacteroidota bacterium genome encodes the following:
- the pdxH gene encoding pyridoxamine 5'-phosphate oxidase — protein sequence MEDLRLYINTLRHDFAKQTLGKKDVHVNPILQFEKWFKEAVESKVNEPNAMTVATATSDGKPSARILLLRNFDEKGFVFYTNYTSRKGGEILKNPYASLLFFWPELERQVRIEGRLTKQSAEESDAYFQTRPRTSKLGAWTSEQSRVVASRSVLDEEYKKLSEKYPGEVVPRPIYWGGYVLEPTSIEFWQGRPSRLHDRLLYTKEKSSWKLERLAP from the coding sequence ATGGAAGACCTCAGATTATACATTAATACATTGCGTCACGATTTTGCTAAACAAACATTAGGAAAAAAGGATGTCCACGTAAACCCTATATTGCAATTTGAAAAATGGTTTAAAGAAGCAGTCGAGTCAAAGGTGAATGAACCCAATGCAATGACTGTTGCTACCGCTACATCCGATGGTAAACCAAGTGCCCGCATTTTATTACTTCGAAATTTTGATGAAAAAGGTTTTGTATTTTATACCAATTATACCAGCAGAAAAGGTGGAGAGATTTTAAAAAATCCGTATGCCTCGCTATTGTTTTTTTGGCCGGAATTGGAACGACAAGTTCGAATAGAAGGAAGGTTGACAAAACAAAGTGCCGAAGAGTCGGATGCTTATTTTCAAACACGCCCGCGAACAAGTAAGCTAGGTGCATGGACATCAGAGCAAAGTAGAGTAGTAGCAAGTAGGAGCGTATTGGATGAAGAATACAAAAAGCTTTCAGAAAAATATCCCGGTGAAGTCGTTCCACGTCCTATCTATTGGGGTGGCTATGTTTTAGAACCCACCAGTATAGAATTTTGGCAAGGCCGACCGAGTCGTTTGCATGATCGTCTCTTATATACAAAAGAAAAAAGTAGTTGGAAGTTGGAACGATTAGCTCCTTAG
- a CDS encoding DUF1572 family protein — protein MSFEKHFLENTVGVFTNYRTLAEKSFAQLSEDQYFHYSPDAESNSIAIIMKHMAGNMISRWTDFLTTDGEKPTRNRDGEFIEGKETKEELLAYWNKGWDVFMNTLTFLREEDVLKTITIRGEALTVTQALNRQTAHYAYHIGQIVYLAKHIKSSDWNSLSIPKNKSAEHMKGSYLDNIK, from the coding sequence ATGAGTTTTGAAAAACATTTTTTAGAAAACACCGTTGGCGTATTTACAAATTACAGAACATTAGCCGAAAAGTCGTTTGCTCAATTGAGTGAAGATCAATATTTTCATTATTCACCGGATGCAGAGTCGAATAGCATAGCGATTATTATGAAACACATGGCTGGAAATATGATTTCTCGTTGGACTGATTTTTTAACGACTGATGGAGAAAAACCAACAAGAAACAGAGATGGCGAATTTATTGAAGGAAAGGAAACAAAAGAAGAATTACTAGCTTATTGGAATAAAGGGTGGGACGTGTTTATGAATACATTAACATTTCTAAGGGAAGAAGATGTATTAAAAACGATTACCATCAGAGGAGAAGCGTTAACAGTAACACAAGCATTAAACCGACAAACAGCGCATTATGCATACCACATCGGGCAAATTGTTTATCTGGCAAAACATATAAAAAGCAGTGACTGGAATTCGTTGTCTATTCCTAAAAATAAATCTGCCGAACACATGAAAGGTAGCTATCTTGATAACATAAAGTAA
- a CDS encoding OmpA family protein produces MSSQTIGKEYPAGNGGKIFLPQGDISFADEVVDFKRGEPDAVTEACDSMLSIGIADFAGVASNFTSLGCGGTLTLRFTDNALINIEGPDLYVFEVGKYIETTQLYVSKDAKNWISVGAISGGVSLVDIGDSVKQFDVFHYVKLEDLKTDCKGSWPGADIDAVAAIGSGPQITLSSAVLFDFDKYELLANSKLELDNLIEQIKKQNPSKIIIEGHTDNIGQENYNQTLSEKRAGAVKDYILSKVVMSKSKAKSIGYGSSLPVALNETKEGQDKNRRVSIILIP; encoded by the coding sequence ATGAGCAGTCAAACAATCGGAAAAGAATACCCTGCCGGCAATGGCGGTAAAATTTTTCTTCCCCAAGGGGATATTTCTTTTGCGGATGAAGTTGTAGACTTTAAAAGAGGAGAGCCGGATGCCGTTACTGAAGCTTGTGATTCCATGTTATCTATTGGTATTGCCGATTTTGCAGGTGTAGCATCTAATTTCACCTCTTTAGGTTGTGGTGGAACACTTACTTTAAGGTTTACCGACAATGCCCTCATCAATATTGAAGGTCCCGATTTATACGTTTTTGAAGTTGGAAAATACATTGAAACGACACAACTTTATGTATCGAAAGATGCTAAAAACTGGATTTCGGTTGGAGCAATCAGCGGTGGCGTTTCTTTGGTGGATATTGGAGATTCGGTAAAACAATTTGATGTATTCCATTATGTAAAATTGGAAGATTTAAAAACGGATTGCAAAGGCTCATGGCCCGGTGCCGATATTGATGCCGTTGCAGCAATTGGTTCTGGACCACAAATTACACTTAGCAGTGCCGTCCTTTTCGATTTTGATAAATATGAGTTGTTGGCGAATTCCAAACTAGAATTGGATAACCTCATCGAACAAATAAAAAAGCAAAACCCTTCAAAAATTATTATTGAAGGACATACCGATAATATTGGTCAGGAAAACTATAATCAAACACTATCTGAAAAACGAGCAGGGGCGGTAAAAGACTATATTCTTTCAAAAGTCGTGATGAGTAAATCGAAGGCAAAATCCATCGGTTATGGCAGCTCTTTGCCAGTCGCCCTTAATGAAACAAAGGAAGGACAAGACAAAAACCGCAGGGTGAGCATTATCTTGATACCATAA
- a CDS encoding RNA methyltransferase: protein MTKELITYLSQFISETRRGKFDNVLEYRTRHITIALEDLYQPHNASAVLRSCDIFGIQDIHIIENKNAYTVNKDIALGAPKWLNLHRYRKAENNSLDCIQKLKAQGYRIVATTPHEKDCNLEDLSVDKPIALFFGTELTGISDTVREHADEFVKIPMYGFTESFNISVSAALCLHTLKEKLHKSNIHWHLSDIEKEELLLRWLRNSIPKVELIEKDYIAKKSAL from the coding sequence ATGACAAAAGAATTAATCACATACTTATCGCAATTCATTTCCGAAACGCGCAGAGGGAAATTTGACAATGTACTGGAATACAGAACACGACACATCACCATTGCATTGGAGGATTTGTATCAACCACACAATGCAAGTGCTGTTTTACGCTCTTGCGATATTTTTGGGATTCAAGATATTCACATCATTGAAAACAAAAATGCCTACACGGTTAACAAAGACATTGCCTTGGGTGCCCCTAAGTGGTTAAACTTGCACAGATATCGCAAAGCAGAAAACAATTCATTGGATTGCATTCAAAAACTAAAAGCACAAGGCTATCGGATTGTAGCAACCACTCCACATGAGAAAGATTGTAATTTAGAAGACTTATCTGTTGACAAACCAATTGCATTATTTTTTGGAACAGAATTAACCGGAATATCGGATACAGTTCGTGAACATGCTGATGAATTTGTAAAAATTCCGATGTATGGATTTACTGAAAGTTTTAACATCTCAGTAAGTGCAGCTTTATGCTTGCATACGCTAAAAGAGAAACTTCACAAATCGAATATTCATTGGCATTTGAGTGATATAGAGAAAGAAGAATTATTATTAAGATGGTTGCGCAATTCAATTCCGAAAGTTGAATTGATTGAAAAAGATTACATCGCTAAGAAAAGTGCTCTTTAG
- a CDS encoding DUF4907 domain-containing protein, with protein sequence MNFRISIYSIRGLFLVACLSSCSNPQEKGNSPTQTLALPAEEIQENTPTPPTIQSQSLELKTFEVIDITSGKSVGWGYDIYVDGKRNIHQPIIPGIAGNNAFSSEEAAKITGTFAIQK encoded by the coding sequence ATGAATTTCAGAATTTCAATCTATTCCATTCGTGGATTATTTTTGGTTGCATGTCTGTCTTCATGCTCTAATCCACAAGAGAAAGGGAATTCCCCTACTCAAACACTTGCTCTTCCTGCTGAAGAAATACAAGAGAATACTCCAACTCCTCCTACTATTCAATCACAATCGCTCGAACTAAAAACATTTGAAGTAATCGATATAACATCCGGCAAATCTGTTGGATGGGGATACGATATTTATGTGGATGGTAAACGAAACATACATCAACCGATTATTCCGGGAATTGCGGGAAATAATGCATTTTCATCGGAAGAAGCGGCTAAAATTACCGGAACATTTGCCATTCAAAAATGA
- a CDS encoding 30S ribosomal protein THX has protein sequence MGKGDKKSKKGKLAMGSFGVRRKNKSARAKAKRAAGPAKKAAAPKKAAAPKKAAT, from the coding sequence ATGGGAAAAGGTGATAAAAAAAGTAAAAAAGGCAAATTAGCAATGGGCTCATTTGGAGTTCGTAGAAAAAATAAATCTGCAAGAGCGAAAGCGAAAAGAGCAGCTGGTCCAGCGAAAAAAGCAGCAGCTCCAAAAAAGGCAGCAGCACCTAAAAAGGCAGCCACCTAA
- a CDS encoding aminotransferase class IV family protein, with the protein MENYINHNGNFVLSDAPIVTANNRSFRYGDALFETIRLANYNPQFLKEHLQRLTAGMEVLKMEKHPNLNTVFIEHAILELAQKNNVTSDGRVRLTIYRNEGGLYAPSDNKVSFVVEVYPIEEKGYVLNQKGFTVDLFTEFKKAQNALSSIKSANSAIYVMAGINKINNKLDECLLLNDKHHIIEGISSNIFAVKNGVLYTPPVSDGCVDGVMRRKIIEIAQANKIAVYEISVMQNVLLGADELFLTNTINGIRWVVAYKQKRYFNDTSQRLTQKLNELISTSS; encoded by the coding sequence ATGGAAAACTATATCAATCATAACGGTAATTTTGTTTTGTCGGATGCACCCATCGTAACCGCCAACAACCGTTCATTCAGATATGGTGATGCATTGTTTGAAACCATCCGCTTGGCAAATTACAACCCTCAATTTTTAAAAGAGCATTTGCAACGCTTAACTGCCGGTATGGAGGTGTTGAAGATGGAAAAACATCCTAATTTGAATACTGTGTTCATTGAACATGCCATTTTAGAATTGGCGCAAAAAAATAATGTCACTTCCGATGGACGAGTAAGGTTAACGATTTATCGTAATGAAGGTGGTTTATATGCACCGAGCGACAATAAAGTATCGTTTGTTGTGGAAGTCTACCCGATTGAAGAGAAAGGGTATGTGCTGAATCAAAAAGGATTTACCGTTGACTTGTTTACCGAATTTAAAAAGGCACAAAATGCATTGTCATCTATTAAATCAGCAAATAGCGCGATTTATGTGATGGCGGGAATTAATAAAATCAATAATAAACTGGATGAATGTCTGCTGTTAAATGACAAACATCATATTATTGAAGGGATAAGTTCCAATATCTTTGCTGTGAAAAATGGAGTGCTGTATACACCTCCCGTGAGTGATGGTTGTGTAGATGGCGTGATGAGAAGGAAGATTATTGAAATTGCTCAAGCAAATAAAATTGCAGTATATGAAATTTCTGTGATGCAAAATGTTTTGCTCGGTGCAGACGAATTGTTCTTAACCAATACCATCAATGGTATACGTTGGGTAGTTGCATACAAACAAAAAAGATATTTTAACGATACATCACAAAGATTAACACAAAAATTAAATGAATTGATTTCAACTTCTTCTTAA
- a CDS encoding HAD family hydrolase, whose amino-acid sequence MKKAVFLDRDGVINVERGYTHRLEDFVILPDLLEVLQLVQKKGYLLIVVSNQSGIAKGLYKQSDVEVLHKYMMGEFVKNNIKISEIYYCVHHPDVSKCICRKPDSLFVEKALARFEIDPKQSYFIGDKERDTEAAEKAGVKGILIEANISLKTILNQIN is encoded by the coding sequence ATGAAAAAAGCAGTTTTTTTGGATAGAGATGGAGTAATTAATGTAGAACGTGGTTATACGCACCGTTTAGAAGATTTTGTAATCCTCCCTGATTTATTAGAAGTACTTCAGTTAGTTCAAAAAAAAGGATATTTATTGATTGTTGTCTCCAACCAAAGTGGAATTGCAAAAGGTTTGTACAAACAATCGGATGTCGAAGTTTTGCATAAATACATGATGGGGGAGTTTGTGAAAAATAATATTAAGATTTCTGAAATCTATTACTGTGTGCACCATCCGGATGTAAGTAAATGCATTTGTCGTAAACCTGACTCATTATTTGTAGAAAAAGCGTTGGCGCGTTTTGAAATAGATCCCAAACAATCCTATTTTATAGGTGATAAAGAGCGGGATACTGAAGCTGCTGAGAAAGCAGGCGTAAAAGGAATTTTAATTGAAGCAAACATCTCATTGAAAACGATTTTAAATCAAATTAATTAA
- a CDS encoding T9SS type A sorting domain-containing protein, producing MVTKLLSPLLFVLTIPIYAQTYIMSSTPITTCSGTYMDPGGTGFYVDNSNFVQTICSGTTNCVSITFSSFALESGFDYLAVYDGPSTSSPQIAGSPFTGTTNPGTLTCSSGCMTFAFTSDISITDAGWIGTLSCVTCPPPPPPPNLAYGWTQRASVPAIGRHRGVAITIGSRAYAGMGHINAITDIIYDDWWEYDPGTNSWTQKASFPPGPRMHPTGFTIGNYGYVGTGRNNSYVEQTDLWRYSPATNSWTPMASMPAMARRGAVAFAVSGKGYIGTGSYSTDFWEYNPVSNSWLAIAPIPCTPRISAVAFTIGSKGYVATGDDGGPNGDLYEYNPATNAWTAKASMPGLPRMEAGAFSINGKGYVGTGCDFQSGTNYQDFWEYDPIGNTWLQITDFSGSARRYMNCFAIGTRGYGVFGTSGTNYNDLWEYGNFIAADVAENVFDHSVKTFPNPFLNEITFSISQEIVFEKGASIKIMDITGKTVRTITNISEYEIKIERGDLKKGMYFFEFQNNTSVSTGKFIAL from the coding sequence ATGGTAACAAAACTACTCTCCCCACTTTTGTTCGTACTTACAATTCCTATATATGCTCAAACATACATAATGAGTAGTACACCTATTACAACTTGCAGTGGAACCTATATGGATCCGGGTGGAACAGGATTTTATGTTGACAACTCGAATTTTGTACAAACCATTTGTTCCGGTACAACCAATTGTGTGAGTATCACATTCAGCTCATTTGCCCTTGAATCAGGATTTGATTATTTAGCTGTCTACGATGGCCCTTCCACAAGTTCACCTCAAATTGCAGGCAGTCCGTTTACAGGAACCACCAATCCCGGAACACTCACTTGCTCTTCGGGTTGTATGACCTTTGCTTTTACTTCCGACATCTCCATTACTGATGCCGGCTGGATTGGTACCTTGTCGTGCGTTACTTGCCCACCACCACCACCACCGCCAAATTTAGCGTATGGTTGGACACAACGTGCAAGTGTACCGGCAATTGGAAGACATAGAGGTGTTGCCATCACTATTGGTAGTAGAGCGTATGCAGGTATGGGACATATCAATGCTATAACCGATATTATTTATGACGATTGGTGGGAATATGATCCAGGAACAAACTCATGGACACAAAAAGCAAGTTTCCCTCCCGGACCGCGTATGCATCCAACCGGATTTACAATTGGAAATTATGGATATGTTGGCACAGGCAGAAATAATTCCTATGTAGAACAAACTGATTTATGGCGATACAGTCCGGCTACCAACAGCTGGACTCCTATGGCATCCATGCCAGCGATGGCAAGAAGAGGCGCTGTAGCCTTTGCTGTAAGCGGGAAAGGATATATCGGAACAGGATCCTATTCTACCGATTTTTGGGAATACAATCCTGTTTCAAATTCATGGTTAGCCATTGCCCCTATTCCATGCACACCAAGGATTTCTGCAGTTGCATTCACAATTGGCTCCAAAGGATATGTTGCTACAGGCGATGACGGAGGACCGAATGGTGACTTGTATGAATATAACCCTGCTACCAATGCGTGGACCGCCAAAGCATCAATGCCGGGTCTGCCAAGAATGGAAGCTGGTGCATTTAGCATCAATGGTAAAGGGTATGTTGGAACGGGTTGCGATTTTCAGAGTGGAACCAACTATCAGGATTTTTGGGAGTATGACCCAATTGGGAACACATGGCTTCAAATTACTGATTTCAGTGGCTCTGCCAGACGTTACATGAATTGCTTTGCCATCGGAACAAGAGGATATGGTGTGTTTGGAACGAGTGGAACCAACTACAACGACTTATGGGAATATGGTAATTTCATTGCAGCTGACGTTGCAGAAAATGTATTCGATCATTCTGTAAAAACATTTCCAAATCCATTTCTAAATGAAATTACATTTTCTATTTCACAAGAGATTGTTTTCGAAAAAGGAGCATCCATTAAAATCATGGATATCACTGGAAAGACCGTTCGCACAATAACCAATATTTCAGAATATGAAATAAAAATAGAACGCGGTGATTTGAAAAAAGGAATGTACTTTTTTGAATTCCAAAATAACACAAGTGTTTCAACCGGAAAATTTATTGCCTTATGA
- a CDS encoding PD40 domain-containing protein: MKKLGSLTLLIASLVCANIAVAQSDKKVDPYVADQNFINGNYEAALEDYLLLLDDTKTDKYNYNISICYLNTNINKTKAIPYLEILTRKPKYDPNSMYLLGRAYHYAYRFDDAIKAFNTFKQTGRGNADNLKDVDRQIQFCINAKELMKFPVDVKFENLGPNVNSPYTDYYPFVPSDESFIMFNTRRPDEGAERVKEDGTHPAAIYVSKVVDGAFVKSKNIGPPIAKKDGEQEIIGLSATGEIMLLYYTNLKGVGDIYSTTTDKNKSFKPADKLDENINSSKAEEIAACISTDGLILYFASNREGGKGGTDLYFSRKLPNGMWGPAQNMGDEINTPFDEDFPNVSADGKVIYFSSNGHTTMGGYDIFKAEWNAETKQFSNPKNVGYPINTPEDNYNFRISSNGRFGYISALREGGLGDLDIYRVTLNEVEPQYSVINGDITSADSTQKLNFPDVFITVSDSKTQEVVGTYIPNPNSGRYVMVLAPGNYEMNVEANGFQTITEKITVLDKSSFKFEISKHIQLKPEGFQTK, encoded by the coding sequence ATGAAAAAATTAGGTTCACTTACTTTACTTATCGCTTCCCTTGTTTGTGCAAACATCGCTGTGGCTCAATCAGATAAAAAAGTAGATCCATATGTTGCGGATCAAAATTTCATCAATGGGAATTATGAAGCGGCACTCGAAGATTATTTGCTGCTGCTGGATGATACAAAAACCGATAAGTACAATTATAACATTTCGATTTGTTATTTGAATACCAATATTAACAAAACCAAAGCGATTCCTTATTTGGAAATCCTTACCCGCAAGCCGAAGTACGACCCTAATTCCATGTATTTGTTGGGAAGAGCATATCATTATGCCTACCGTTTTGACGATGCAATTAAAGCATTTAACACCTTCAAACAAACCGGAAGAGGGAATGCTGATAACCTGAAAGATGTGGATCGTCAGATTCAATTTTGTATCAATGCAAAAGAGTTGATGAAGTTTCCAGTAGATGTGAAATTTGAAAACCTTGGCCCAAATGTGAATTCACCTTATACAGATTATTATCCATTCGTTCCAAGTGATGAATCGTTTATTATGTTTAATACACGTAGACCGGACGAAGGTGCTGAGCGTGTAAAAGAGGATGGTACGCATCCTGCAGCCATTTATGTATCTAAAGTGGTAGATGGTGCTTTCGTAAAATCAAAAAACATCGGTCCACCTATCGCTAAAAAAGACGGGGAACAAGAAATTATTGGTTTGTCAGCCACCGGAGAAATCATGTTGCTGTACTACACGAATTTAAAAGGAGTAGGTGATATTTATAGTACCACCACCGATAAAAACAAGAGCTTTAAACCTGCTGATAAATTGGATGAAAACATTAATTCATCAAAAGCAGAAGAAATTGCAGCATGTATTAGTACCGATGGTTTGATTTTATATTTTGCAAGCAACCGTGAAGGTGGCAAAGGTGGAACGGATTTATATTTCAGTCGCAAATTACCTAACGGAATGTGGGGGCCGGCACAAAACATGGGTGATGAAATCAATACACCTTTTGATGAAGATTTTCCGAACGTTTCTGCTGATGGGAAAGTGATCTATTTCAGCTCAAACGGTCACACCACAATGGGTGGTTATGATATTTTTAAGGCAGAATGGAATGCCGAAACAAAACAGTTTTCGAATCCTAAAAACGTTGGATATCCAATCAATACTCCTGAAGATAATTACAATTTCCGAATCTCCAGCAATGGTCGCTTTGGTTATATTTCAGCTTTACGCGAAGGCGGTTTAGGTGATTTGGATATTTATCGTGTTACGTTGAACGAAGTGGAGCCACAATATTCAGTTATTAATGGTGACATTACTTCCGCAGACTCAACTCAAAAATTAAATTTCCCGGATGTGTTCATTACCGTTTCTGACAGTAAAACACAAGAAGTAGTTGGGACATACATTCCCAATCCGAATTCCGGACGTTATGTAATGGTTTTAGCACCGGGTAACTATGAGATGAATGTGGAAGCGAACGGATTCCAAACCATCACGGAGAAGATTACTGTCTTAGATAAAAGTTCCTTTAAATTTGAAATTTCAAAACATATACAACTCAAACCCGAAGGATTTCAAACAAAATAA
- a CDS encoding rhomboid family intramembrane serine protease: MITYIILAITVFTSITAMDNHTLKNKLMFNAYMIKERKEWYRFFSHGIIHADWMHLGFNMLSLYMFGKAVEDAYAAIFDGKGMLFFIILYVGGLVMSSLYSYERNKTNIYYNSLGASGAVSAVIYAYIMLAPTAQLGIMFIPVPIPAYIFGFIYLGIEYYLSKRGNTGIAHDAHFWGAIYGIVLTIILRPHAVSIFLDQILGR, from the coding sequence ATGATTACTTACATAATTTTAGCGATAACCGTTTTTACTTCCATTACAGCGATGGACAATCATACGTTGAAAAATAAACTGATGTTCAACGCTTATATGATTAAAGAACGAAAGGAATGGTATCGCTTTTTTTCGCATGGCATCATACATGCCGATTGGATGCATTTGGGATTCAACATGCTTTCATTATACATGTTTGGTAAAGCTGTAGAAGATGCTTACGCTGCTATTTTTGATGGGAAGGGGATGTTGTTTTTTATTATCCTTTATGTTGGCGGTTTGGTGATGTCATCTTTGTATTCCTACGAACGTAACAAAACGAATATTTATTACAACTCTTTAGGCGCTTCGGGAGCTGTTTCGGCTGTCATTTATGCGTATATCATGTTGGCACCAACTGCTCAATTGGGAATTATGTTTATCCCGGTTCCAATTCCAGCATACATTTTTGGTTTCATTTATTTAGGAATTGAGTACTATTTAAGCAAACGTGGAAACACCGGAATTGCTCATGATGCACATTTTTGGGGTGCAATTTATGGAATTGTGCTCACCATCATTTTAAGACCACATGCAGTATCTATCTTTTTAGATCAAATTTTAGGACGATGA
- a CDS encoding NAD(P)/FAD-dependent oxidoreductase: MKANIVETSQKRIVIVGGGFGGLQLARKLLKSDYQIVLIDKNNYHQFQPLFYQVATAGLEPSTIAFPFRKIFQNSKNIHGRIAAVNSVRTADNQLDTSIGVVDYDYLVIAIGADTNFFGNKKMMELAYPMKSVGEALTLRNTILQNYEDALSESDKEERKRLMNVVVVGGGATGVEVAGTLAEMRKSILPKDYPELDFKMMQVYLLEGSPKVLNVMSENASSKAEEYLKGLGVNVFLNSRVKDYDGKNVFLENGKEIPTKTLVWAAGVIGNKIQGLNPEVVAPNNRIKVNRNNLVEGYSNIYAIGDIALMTEDKFPKGHPQVAQVAIQQAVALSLHFNNLLNNKISKEFSYKDLGSMATIGRNKAVADFPKFKFAGFFAWLIWMFIHLMSLVGFKNRLFAFINWAWSYITFDQSLRLIMKPSSNKMKDDEKTKTT; the protein is encoded by the coding sequence ATGAAAGCCAACATTGTTGAAACTTCTCAAAAACGAATCGTTATTGTAGGAGGCGGATTTGGCGGACTTCAATTAGCCCGTAAATTATTAAAATCAGATTATCAAATTGTGCTGATTGATAAAAACAATTATCATCAATTTCAACCTTTGTTTTATCAAGTAGCTACTGCCGGATTAGAACCCAGCACGATTGCCTTTCCTTTTCGTAAAATTTTTCAAAACAGCAAAAATATTCACGGTCGAATCGCTGCAGTTAATAGTGTTCGTACAGCAGATAATCAATTGGATACATCAATTGGTGTAGTGGATTACGATTATTTAGTAATCGCAATTGGAGCCGACACCAATTTTTTTGGAAACAAAAAGATGATGGAACTGGCCTATCCAATGAAATCGGTAGGGGAAGCTTTAACATTGCGGAATACCATTTTGCAAAATTATGAAGATGCATTATCCGAATCCGATAAAGAAGAAAGAAAACGATTGATGAATGTGGTTGTGGTTGGTGGTGGAGCAACGGGAGTGGAGGTTGCAGGAACATTAGCCGAGATGCGTAAAAGCATTTTACCCAAAGATTATCCGGAATTGGATTTTAAAATGATGCAAGTGTATCTTTTGGAAGGTTCGCCAAAAGTATTAAATGTGATGTCGGAAAATGCTTCTTCAAAAGCTGAAGAATATTTAAAAGGTTTAGGTGTGAATGTATTTTTAAATTCAAGGGTGAAAGATTACGATGGGAAAAACGTGTTTTTGGAAAATGGAAAAGAGATTCCTACAAAAACATTGGTATGGGCTGCAGGTGTTATCGGAAACAAAATACAAGGTTTAAATCCTGAAGTTGTTGCACCGAATAATCGAATTAAAGTGAATCGAAACAATCTAGTGGAAGGATATTCAAATATTTATGCAATTGGTGATATTGCGTTGATGACAGAAGATAAATTTCCGAAAGGACATCCGCAAGTTGCTCAAGTTGCCATACAACAAGCGGTTGCATTGTCACTGCATTTTAACAACTTACTTAATAATAAAATATCCAAAGAATTTTCTTACAAAGATTTAGGCTCCATGGCAACCATTGGAAGAAATAAAGCTGTAGCTGATTTTCCAAAATTTAAGTTTGCCGGCTTTTTTGCTTGGCTGATATGGATGTTTATACATCTTATGTCCTTAGTAGGCTTCAAAAACAGGCTGTTTGCTTTTATTAACTGGGCATGGAGTTATATCACATTTGATCAATCTTTACGTTTAATAATGAAACCATCCTCCAATAAAATGAAGGATGATGAAAAAACAAAAACAACATGA